A DNA window from Melanotaenia boesemani isolate fMelBoe1 chromosome 6, fMelBoe1.pri, whole genome shotgun sequence contains the following coding sequences:
- the ldlrad4b gene encoding low-density lipoprotein receptor class A domain-containing protein 4b, which produces MTVMVVVIICLLNHYKLSTWSFITRQSQARRHDHALQQDGCLWPSESVSRQGASEVLYAPQARDRFTAPSFMQRDRFSRFQPTYPYMQHQIDLPPTISLSDGEEPPPYQGPCTLQLRDPEQQMELNRESVRAPPNRTIYDSDLIDMGGGGGLGGVGGGGGGIGGGGGPRPPSSNSGISAANSSSHGRMEGPPPAYSEVMGHYPGSAFFLHQHSNNQRVGRPGGPGSRTIQQQSQSESTIVPAKAKDGQPEDLV; this is translated from the exons ATGacggtgatggtggtggtgatcaTCTGCCTGCTCAACCACTACAAGCTCTCCACCTGGTCCTTCATAACACGGCAGAGCCAGGCCCGCAGACACGACCATGCGCTGCAGCAG GACGGATGTTTGTGGCCTTCAGAAAGTGTCTCTCGACAAGGTGCCTCAGAG GTATTATATGCTCCCCAGGCCAGGGATCGCTTCACCGCTCCCTCCTTCATGCAACGTGACCGCTTCAGCCGCTTCCAGCCCACCTATCCCTACATGCAGCACCAGATCGACCTGCCGCCCACCATATCGTTATCAGATGGCGAGGAGCCCCCGCCGTATCAGGGACCCTGCACCCTGCAACTCCGCGACCCTgagcagcagatggagctcaATCGTGAGTCGGTGAGGGCCCCGCCCAACCGGACCATCTATGACAGTGACTTGATCGACatgggtggaggtggtggtcTGGGGGGCGTTGGGGGAGGAGGCGGAGGCATTGGGGGAGGAGGAGGCCCAAGGCCGCCCAGCAGCAACTCGGGCATCAGTGCAGCCAATTCCAGCAGCCACGGGCGCATGGAGGGCCCCCCACCCGCATACAGCGAGGTGATGGGCCACTACCCCGGCTCGGCGTTCTTTCTTCACCAGCACAGCAATAACCAGAGAGTAGGGAGGCCGGGGGGGCCGGGGAGCAGGACGATCCAGCAgcagagccaatcagaaagcACAATAGTACCTGCCAAGGCCAAGGACGGCCAACCAGAGGACCTGGTCTGA